TAACCGATGACGCGCTTCACGGCGACCGGCGCCGTGCGGACATCGTGGCCGCCCACGATGGCGGTGCCTCCGGTCGGCGTGATGAAGCCGGTGATCATCTTCATCGTGGTGGACTTCCCGGCGCCGTTGGGCCCGAGAAACCCGAGGATGTCGCCGCGTCTGACGCTGAAGCTGATGTTATCGACCGCGCGTTTGGCGCCGTAGTCTTTCACCAATCCTTTGACTTCTATCATGGCAGAGGAACAGAGATGCAGGGGAATATGTTCGGGAGAAAGTGTGAATTGAAAAAATATCGGCGGGAAAAGTTCCAGCTTTTTCGCTTCAATTTTGTTCCGCGCATTCCCCGCTTGACTCCGTATCGTCGCAGGCGCTACGTCTCCCCTCTGTTCAAATGCGAAACTTCGCGCAGGCACTGCTTCGACTTATCTAGGCGCACGATCCGTGAGGGTCGCGTGAGCGGCTGATCGTGCGTCATTGTTTTCCCGCCTGTCTTTCGCCCGCCGCGCATTGGCGGTTTGCGGCGTTTACTCGTCCGTCCGTTTCTGTCATTTTCAACCTTCCGCATTTAGAAAGTCGCATTCATGCAATCCGCTCCCATCACCAAATATCAACCGTTTCCCCAGGTCGAGCTGCCCGACCGACAATGGCCGTCCCGCACCATCAACCGCGCGCCTGCGTGGTGCAGCGTGGACCTCCGCGACGGCAACCAAGCCCTCGCCCAACCGATGAGCGTCGAGGAAAAGCTGGAATTTTTCGACCTGCTCGTGAGCATCGGCTTCAAGGAGATCGAGGTCGGCTTCCCGTCCGCCTCGCAGATCGAGTTCGATTTCTGCCGCCGCCTCATCGACGAAAACCGCATTCCCGACGACGTGGCGATCCAGGTGCTCGTGCAATGCCGCGAGGACCTCATCATCCGCACCTGCGAGGCCGTGCGCGGCGCGAAGAACGTCATCATCCACTTCTACAACTCCACCTCGCCCCGGCAGCGCGAGTATGTGTTTGGCAACGCCACCCGCGACGCCATCCGCGACATCGCCGTGAACGGCGCGAAATGGGCCTGGCAGCACTCGCGGGCGCTCGTCGCCGCCGGCACGCACGTGCGCGCCGAGTATTCGCCGGAAAGTTTCACCAGCACCGAGCTCGATTTCGCGCTCGAGGTCTGCGAAGCCGTTTCCGACATCTGGCAGCCGACGCCCGAAAACAAGATCATCCTCAACCTGCCCGCCACCGTCGAATACGCCACGCCCAATGTCCACGCCGACCAGATCGAGTGGATGTGCCGCCGCCTCACGCGCCGCGCCGCGACCATCGTCTCGCTGCACACGCACAACGACCGCGGCACCGGCGTGGCCGCCACCGAGCTGGCCCTGCTGGCCGGCGCCGACCGCGTCGAAGGCACGCTCTTCGGCAACGGCGAGCGCACCGGCAACCTCGACATCGTCACCGTCGCACTGAACATGTACACGCACGGCGTCGATCCGCGCCTCGACTTCGGCAACATCAACGCCATCCGCGACCTCTACGAACGCGTCACCAAACTCGAAGTCCACCCGCGCCATCCCTACGCGGGCGAGTTGGTCTTCACCGCGTTTTCCGGCTCGCATCAGGACGCGATCAAAAAATCCTGGCCCCACCAGCGTCCCGACCGCCCGTGGGACACGCTCTACATCCCGATCGACCCCGCCGACCTCGGGCGCAGCTACCGCGCCATCATCCGCATCAACTCGCAATCCGGCAAAGGCGGCGTCGCCTATGTGCTCGAACACGAATTCGGCTATCAACTGCCGAAACTCATGCACAAGGAAATCGGCAAAATCGTCAACGACATCGCCGACGCGCGCGGCACCGAGCTCGCCTCGGCGGACCTGCTGGAGATTTTCAAGGCCGAATACATCGACCGCTCCTCGCCCGTGGCCATCGACAGCTTCAAGACCAAGGAAAAGGACGGCGTGGTGAAATGCGACGCCAGCGTGCGCGTCGACGGCGTGCCGCAAAAGCTCGCCGCCGCCGGCAACGGCCCGATCGACGCCTTCGTGCGCGCGCTTGGCGCGACCGGGCTGCCGAAATTCGAGGTGCTCGGCTACTCCGAGCACTCGCTCGGCAAAGGCGCCGAGGCTCGCGCCGCATCCTACATCCAGATCAAGACCGAGCGCGGCAACCACTACTTCGGCGTCGGCATCGACACGAGCATCGAGTTTGCCTCGATCAAGGCCGTCGTGAGCGCGCTCAACCGCGCGCTGGACAAAAAGTAGGGGCATTTTGGATTTTCGATTCTCGATTGGCCGCTGTCGCGCCATTGGCCAATCGGAGCGGAAGCTCCCAATCGAAAATCGAGAATCGAAAATCCAAAATAACACTATCTCGTCAGCCGCGAGAGCCTCCGGACCAGCAACACCGCCGCGACCGCCAGGCCGCACGCGAGGCCGCCCCATATCCCGACCGCGCCAAACGACCCGCGCACGCCCAGAAAATAGCCGCCGGGAATCGCCAGCAGCCAGTAGGCGGCAAACGTGATTCCGGTCGGCACGCGCACATCAGCCAGGCCGCGAAGCGCGCCGGCCGACACCACCTGCGCCCCGTCGAAAATCTGAAAAATCCCCGCCACGACCAGCAACCGCGCCGCCAGCGCCGCGACCTCTGCGTCCTCGGGCACAAAACCGCGCGCGATCACCCCGCCCGCCACGACGAACACCAGCGCCGTGCAACTCATGAAGGCGCACCCCATCCCCACCGCGCCAAACCCGGACGCTCTCCGGGCCTCAAGGCGTCCCTCGCCGAGCAACGCGCTCATGCGGATGCCCGCCGCCATCGATATGCCCAACGGCACCATGAACGTCGTGCCGGCGCAGGTCAGCGCGATTTGATGCGCCGCCAGCGCCTGCTCGCTGACCCATCCCATCATCAACGCCGCCATGGTGAATGCCGTCACCTCAAACAGCAGCATCGCCGCCGCGGGCGCGCCGATCTTCAGCATTTCCCCAAAACCATCCGCGCGCAGTCCGCCGGTCCATCGCCGCCAGAAACCTCCGTTGCCGCCGGGCGCCGGACGCGGCCAGGCTTCGCCCAATCTCGGCTCGCCCCGCGTCCACGCCATGATGGCGGCAAGCGCGCCCGCGCGGGCCAGCAGCGTCGCCAGCCCCGCCCCGGCCAGCCCCATCGCCGGCGCCCCGAGCTTCCCATAGATGAGTATCCAGTTAAAAACTACATTCAACGCCACGCCGCCGAGCATGATGAACATCGGCACCCACGGGCGCCCCTGCGCCTCGGCAAACTGGCGGAACACCTGAAACAGCATCGCCGGCACGACGGAAACACCCAGCAGAAAATAATACGGGCCGACCACCGCGACGACCTCCGGCGGCTGCCCGAAGCGATGCAAATGCCCGCCCATCGGCAGCAGGACGGCCATCTGGACCAGAATCGTGATGACGGCCAGCGCGATCCCATGCCTCAGCCACGAGGCTACGCCGGCCTGGTCGCCGGCTCCGTTTGCGCGGGCCGTGAAGATCGACACCGCCGCGAGCAGCCCGATGCCGCCGAGGAAGACGACATTGAACACGCTTCCCGCAAACGCGGCGGCGGCAAGCTCGGTCGTGCCCACATGGCCGATCATCATCGTGTCGGCGACATTGATGAGCATCTGGCTCGTCTGTCCGACAATGATGGGAACGGCCAGCGCGAGCGTGGCACGGGCTTCTCGAAAAAAGGCTGACATGGATTGAACCGGCCAGAACGACGCATTCCCGTCCGCAATGCAAGAATTGCCGAACCGGACCGCCCCGCCGGCATGGTTCAAATTGATGCCGGCAAAAAACGCGCGGGATTGAAATGCCCGCGCGCTCCCATCAATGTAGTGCGCATGTCCAATCGCGACGACCTGCGCCGCCTCCATTTCATCAACGCACTTTTCTCCCATGTCACCGGGCACGATCTTTACCTCGCGCACCAGATCAAGTCGGCCATTGCGTTCAGCCTGGCCGAGCTGGAGCAGCAGACCGCCGGGAATCCGGCTCTCGCGTCGAACTACGACGCCGCCTTCACCGCCTCGGCCGCGAAACTGCTTGCCGCCTTTTTTGAAGAGCACGAGCACCACGGCTTCTATCATTGGGACGCGCTGGGCACCATCGCCTCCGCCACTCCGCTCTTCGCGCGCGACGAGGTGATGACCGGGCTCAAACAACTCGCGCCGCACCGCGAATCCACGCTTCTCATCACCAACCTCCGCCCCGCGCTGCTCCCGCCCGACCGCCGCCAAACCCGGCGCCGCCGCCGGGATTACGAGGAGCTTCTCAACTTCATCCGCGATCTCGCCGCCGCGAGAATCCCGGCCAGCACCAACCTGCATTTGCTGTTTCTCTAAAACCATTCTTTTGCTCGTTCTCTTTTTTGTCATTCAAAAATGCTTCGAGAACGAACAAGCGAACGAAAACGATTTTAAAACATCATCCCCTATGTCCAAGACCATATTCCAACGCATCATCGACCGCGAGATTCCCGCGAAAATCGAATACGAGGACGAACACTGCATCGTCATCCACGACATCCAGCCGCAAGCCCCCGTGCATTTGTTGATCGTCCCGAAGCAAGTCATAACGCGGGTCGCCGAAAGCACGCCCGCCGATGAGGCCGCGCTCGGGCATCTCATCACCACCGCCGGCGTGGTCGCCCGAAAACTCAACCTGGCCCGCGGTTTCCGGCTCGTCATCAACAACGGCCCGGACGCCTGCGAGACGGTCCCGCATCTGCACATCCACCTCCTCGCGCAACGCCAGCTCGGCTGGCCTCCGGGCTAATCCGGGTTCTTCACCAAACTGTTGAAAAAGCAGGTGCCGGACCGATTGGACGATCACATCCAATTTTCAGGATAATATTATCTTGGATTGATTTTGGGGAGACGTGGTCCCGCGTATTGGAGAGGCAAACGAATCCAAATTCGTCCCCGGACGATTGCGATTCCGCCCCGGCTGGTTTCGTTCGTTGAACCATCGAAACCGGCTCAAACCGAAACCATCACCCTCTGCCAAAAGGAAAACGCATCATGTCCACTCATACCATCCGCCTGCACCGCGTTCTTCGTTCGACGCCTGAAAAAGTTTACCGCGCGTTTCTCGACGCCGACGCCATGGCCAAATGGATTTCGCCCCACGGGTTCACCTGCAAGGTCCATCACCTCGATGCAAAGGAGGGCGGCAGCTTCCGAATGTCGTTCACGAATTTTGGCACCGGCCAGAGCCACAGCTTTGGCGGCACCTACCACGAACTCGTCCCCGGCGAGCACTTGCGCTACACGGACAAGTTCGACGACCCGAACCTGCCCGGCGAAATGCAGGTGACGGTCGTCCTGAAGCAAGTGTCCTGCGGCACCGACGTGAACATCGTGCAGGAAGGCGTGCCCGCCGTGATTCCCGCCGAAATGTGTTACCTCGGCTGGCAGGAATCGCTCACCCAACTGGCCCATCTCGTCGAGCCGGAGATTCCCGACGAATGAACCCGATGGCGAAACATGCGGGCCGGGGCGCCGGATTCGGGATTTTTTGCGCGCCCGATTGACAAAAAAATTTCCAGGCCGACGTTGCGCCCGTGCCTGGGTGAAATCAATGCAGGGATGTCACCCGGACGCCGAAACCGGACTACCCGTCCGGAAACCACCGCCGCATCTGCCTTGCCAGGGCGGCGGTCCCCTCTGCAGCCGCGCGAGTCCTCCTCCCCGGGTGCAAATGCTACTTGTGCCGGCCGTGGCGGATGATGTCCCAGATCACGTAAAGGCCGAGCATGGCGGATATCAGGTAGCCGACGACGCCCAGCGCGGGGTAGCCGAACAGATACGGCCTCACCTGCGTCGTCATCATCATCGACGAACCGACGATCAGCGAGCCGATCACCACGCCGAGCGTGATGCGGTTGGCGGCGGTCTTCATCGCGTCGTCGATGTCCTCAAGGCCGCGGTGCTGGAGTTTTATGGAAAAGTCGTCGCGTCCCACCCGCCGCACGATCCGATACAATTCAGCGGGCAATTCCTGCACGCCGTTCGTGATCGAATGGAACATCTGCACCGTGCTTTTCCAGAGCGCGCGGGGCGAGGCGCGTTCCTTCTTCAACGCCACGATCACAGGGCGCGCCGCCGTGCGCAGCTCAAACCCGGGATCGAGCGTGCGCGCCGCCTCCTCGATCGAAAGCACCGCCTTGGCCATGAGCGAGTAGTCGCGCGTCATGTTGATGCCGTTGCGCCCGAGCACATGCAGCACTTTCAGGATCGCCTGGCCGATCTCCTCGTGCCCGAGGCTTGAGTTGAAACTCTCGCGCAGCGCGAGCGTGATGTCGCGCTCCATGCCGCGGTAGTCGATGCCGCCGTCGGGATCGCCGAGCGCCGAGGTGATTTGCACGATGCGCTCCGCGTCCTGGCCGAGCGCGGCCTGGAAAAGATCGGCCAGCGCGTAACGCAGCCGGCGCGTGAGGTGCCCGGCGAGGCCCCAGTCGAGAAAACACAGCCGTCCGTCCGGCGTGACAAGCAGGTTTCCGGCGTGCGGATCGGCGTGGAAAAATCCGCCGATCAACACCTGGTGCATGAGCGATTCCGCGCCGTTGCGCGCGATGCGGCGGCGCAACTCGGGGGCGATTTTCACGCTGGTGATCGGCTCGCCGCCGATGCGCTCCATCACCAGCACGCGCCGCGTGCAAAGGTGCTCCGCGACCCACGGCGCATAAACGCGGTCGGGCATCGTGTTGACCGCGTTGAAAAAACGCATGTTTCGCACCTCGTTGAGGAAATCGAGCTCGCGCAGCATTCCCTGGCGCACCTCCTCCACGGCGGACGGCACGTTGTAAGGCTGGAGCGAGGCGATGCGCTGATGCGCCTGCGCGGCGAGCCACGCGAGCAGTTCCAAGTCCTCCTCGACGGGTTTTTGCAGGTTGGGCCGCTGCACCTTCACCGCCACTTCGCGGCCGTCGAGGAGTTTTGCGAGATACACCTGAGCGATGGACGCGCTTGCAATCGGCGTCTCGTTGAACTCGCCGAACACTTCGCCGATGTCCGCCTCGAGCTCGGTGGTGATGACCTCGCGCATCGCGGAAAACGGAAGCGCGGCGACGTGGCTTTGCAGCTTGCGCAGCTCGAGGATCAGCGGCTGCGGCAGCATGTCGGGCCGCATGCTGAGGATCTGCCCGGCCTTCACGAAAGTCGGGCCGAGCTCTTCGAGCGCGAGGCGCGTGCGCTCCCATTTCGGGCGCTGCGGGCCGCGGCGCTGCGGCACGAGGCGGCGCCACCACGCGTCCGACGGCTCGAGCTGGTCGAGCAGGTCGGCAAAGCCGTGCCGAGCCAGCACGGTGAAAATCTCCCGCGCCCGCCCGACGTGGGTGATTACCCCGAATGGTTTCACGGCTCGCCCGTGCGGGTGGATTCGGCGGCGAGCTTGTGCTCAAGCAGGGCGACGCGCGACTCAAGCGCGGCGAGACGCTGCTTCACGTCGGCCTCGTTGCGGCCGAGAAGGTCCTTGATTTTCGACTGCAAGGACGAGCTCACTTCCTCGAACTCGCGCTTGCCCTGCTCCGATATTTTCTCGGCCATGATGCGGGCGTCATTCGCGGAAATCTTGCCCTGCCGGACAAATTCCTCGAACACCGCCTCCGCCTTTTCTTTCGTGATGACCACGGCGCCCACACCCGCCAGCAATGTTTTTTTGATGGTGTCGATCATAGGCCGCCCAGCCTGCCCGCGAAACCGTCGCCCGCAACCTTAAAGCGGCCCGCACGCGGACTTGGCGGCAGAGGCCGGCGAGGACGCATTCGCGCCCGCGTTTGACTCCGTCCGCAGGGCGAGTTTCGCCCGGTCGTTCAACTCCGACTGCGCCCGGCTTTGCCGGTTCTTCCAGTTCGCCTTCAACTTGCGCAGGGGATATCCCTTGAATATCCAGAATTTCCTCCAGCGCGTGAAGCGCTCATAAAACACGATGAGTTCCGGCGGGGGCGGCTTCGAACACAGGCGCAGCCACCCCTTGCACACGGCGGAAACATCCGTGTTCACCATGATGCGGCGGATGAACCCCGGCCAGAAACGCAGGCGCAGCGCCGACTGAAAATCGATCACGCAGGGCTGTCCTTCGGGGCTGCAAAGGACATTGCTGAGATTGCGGGTGTCGAGATGCACCACACCTCGCTTGTGCATGGTCTTGGTCAGCTCATACCATTGCACGAAAAACGAGGCCGGCAGTGTCGCGTTTCTCTTCATGCGATCCGTCAGGGTCTCGCCTTCGATGAAGTCATACGACACCATGTAAGGCCCCAGCTTTCGGCAATTCCCCGCCACACCGGGCACTCCTTCCAGCATCGTCAGCATCAAGCACTCGCGCTGCACATAAAAACGCCCGAGCGTCCAGCGGAACCACCACGGACAATGCGAAAAGTCCTTCACCACCAAGTCGTGCCTTGCGTCTCGGTAACGATAAACATGTGCGTTTCCATACCTGCCGGCGCGCAGCAGTTTCAGGTTCCCGACCGAAAAGCGTTCGCCTGCATACCGGGCATTCAGCAGGATAATTATTTTTTCATTATTCCCCATGGATTTTCAGATAGGTTGGATGGTATTGGTGCGCGTTCAGATTTCTCCCGGCTGCATTGCTCGATCCCCTCCGAGATGGAACGTCCCACAAACAAGAAGTTCCACGTCATCCGATCAGGAGAGCACTATCGCCTGAATCGGAAGGACAAAAAAGCCACGTGCCCGGATCGTCAAGAAATCTGCGCGCCGGCCTCCGGAAGCCGGCAGGCCGCCGCCCCGCCGGGATGCGCGCCCCCCTTCCCTTCCGTCAGCAACTCGATCAGCGCCCGCGCGTTTCGCGCCACGTCGAATCTCCGGCGAAAACACAGCGCCGCCCGCTCCGCCATCTCAGCCCGGCCCTCGCTCGTCAGCGCCGCCCAGCGTGCCAGCAGTTGCCGCGTGCCTGCGAGATCATCGGTCCCGACCAATCCCGCGCCATCCGCGACAATCTCGCGCCAGATGTTCACCTTGTCCGAAATCAGCACCGGCACGCGGCACGCCAGCGCCTCGGCCACCGCTATCCCGAAATTCTCCTGGTGCGACGGGAGGACAAACGCCGCCGCCCGCCGAAACGCCCCCCACTTCAAATCGCCGGCCACCATGCCAGTCCAGGTCACCCGCTCCGCGATGCCGAGCTGCCCCGCCAGCGCGCGCATCTCGCTCCCGTACGTGTTGTCATCCGGGCCGGCGATGACCAGATGCCAGCGCGCGTGCTCCGGGTTTTTGCCCTTGTCCGCAATTTCCGAGGCAAAGGCGCGCAACAAAAGATCCACGCCCTTTTTCTCGTGGATGCGGCCCAAAAATAACAGGCACTGCCGCCCGTCTGTTTCCGGAAATTTCGCCCGGAACGCCGCCTCCTGCCGCGCCGCGTCATCCGGCGGCGCGCCCGTGCCGAACCCGATCACGCGCTCCCGGCAGCGATACAGCCAGAACGACTCCCGCGCCAACCGCCGCTCCTCCTCGCAAGTGAACAGCACCGCCTGCGCATCCCGCAGCACCCGGTAATCGCCCCACGGCCAATACAGCCATTTTTTCAGGTGCTTCAGCGGATAGGTGCGCTTGAACCACGGATCGAGCATCCCGTGGGTAAAAACGAAATACGGCGTTTCCGTCCCGCGCAAGGCCCGCCGCACCCCAAACGCGTGGTATTGCCAGATCCCGTCCACCACCACCGCATCGTAATCGTCGCGATGCGCGCGCAGCCACGGCACCAGCCGCGCCGAATAACCATAACTCCCCCGTCCCGGGCCGAGCGCGTGGCATGGCAGCGCAAACTCCCGCAGCCAAGGGGCGTCCGGCGCGTCGAGACAAGCCACCTCGATGCGATGCCCATCCCCGCCGTTTATCCGGGCAAACTGCCTCACGCCCTCAATGGGACCGCCCCCCGCGGGATTCACCGAACGAATGACATGCAAAATGCGCGACATTGTGTGATTGTATAATACGAAAATAACCGGGCTGCGCTCCGCGCCCTTCGGGCAAGCATGCCACCCGCCGCCCGGAGGCACGGCGAGCCAAACCCGTGCGCGCATATATTTTAGCAACAATTATACGCCGCAATCATCCGCCACAAAATGGCCATGAAATCAAATAATAGGTAAAAAATCAAACAACCATAAAACCATATTTTCCCCTAATAAACAACCCGGGGCCGCCCCTATTGTCCGTGGCGTCGCAACTGCTTAAGATATTAGCCACGTCGGAGCTGATTATTAATCTTAATAAACTCCGTCGGAAACATGCTCAAGCACCGACAAGAAGGACTCACCACGCTGCATGGATTATGCGTCACGCTCATCCTCGGCCTGCTTTTCATGCTCTGGGCCGACGTGATGAGGAAGACCGGATTCATCACCTTTTCCGCCAACGCCAATCTTCGCCTCTATCTGCTTGCCGTGGTCGGCGGTGCGCTGCTCGGCTCGCGCCACTACCGGCCCGCCGGCAAGCGGCTCGGCTACCTCAGCTGGATGGAGATTCTCCAGATCACGCGCCGCCAGCTTGTCCGCATCGCGCTCATTCTTTTCGCCGTCGCGTTCGCGACCAAGGACACCGACATCAGCCGCCTCTTTCTCCTCTCCTACCTCGCCGCCGCCACCGTCCTGCTCTACATCCTGAACGCCACCCTGCCCTCCGCGCTCTCACGGCTTTTCTTCAAGGCCAACACCGTCCGCACGCTCTTCATCGGCCCGCCTTCCGAGGTGCACCGGCTGCGCGGCTGGATCGTCCGCCAGGAACACCTCGGCGTCGAGCCGGTGGGCTACGTCTCCGACGAGGAGCCGCGCGCCGGGGACGCGGCGGGCGCCTCCGTCCTGCCCGCGCTGCCCCGCTTCGGATGCACCGGCGACCTGAAGGAGGTGCTCGCGGCGCATAATATAGCCCAGGTGGTGCTCCTCCAATTCTACGTCGACCGGGAGTATTCATCAAAATTAATACAAGCCGCCCAGGGCTTCGGCTGCCGGGTGAGAATATATAATAATCTCAGCACCTATTACGACCATCCCGTCTCGGTGGAGGACGAGGGTGATTATACATTCTTCACGCTCAATGACGAGCCGCTCGAAAACCCGGTCAACCGCATTCTCAAGCGCGCGCTCGACATCGCCATTTCGCTGCCCGTGGTCGTGCTCGTCCTGCCGCCGCTCACCTTCTTTGTCTGGCTCATTCAGCGCATCCAGTCCACGGGCCCCATTTTTTATCCGCAACTCCGCTCCGGCATCAACAAGCGCCGTTTCCACATCTGGAAATTCCGCACCATGCACACCGCCTCGCAGACGAAGGAGCAGGAGCGCGTGCAGGCCCGGCAAGGCGACTCCCGGGTGTATCCCTTCGGACGCTTCCTTCGCCGCACCAGTCTGGACGAGATGCCGCAATTCATAAACGTGCTCATCGGCGAGATGAGCGTGTCCGGCCCGCGCCCGCACATGATCGAGCACGACGAGGAATTTGCAAAAATCCTGCGCAACTACTATTCACGCCACCACGTGAAGCCGGGCATCACCGGCCTCGCCCAAAGCATGGGGTTGCGCGGGGAAATTTCCGAGGTCGCCCTGCTTGAGAAACGCATTGGCTACGATCTGATCTATATCAGCAAATGGTCGCTTTTGCTGGATATCAAAATCCTCTTTGCCACCGTCCGCCAGGTCATCTTCCCGCCAAAGACTGCCTACTAGGACCTGTTAGCACTATTGAGGAGTAGCCAAGAGAGAGCGAAGGAGACGAAAGAGCGGAAGAGGACATCGAGCTTGTCGTAGCGGGTGAAGACGCGACGGAAGCCCTTGATGCGGCGGAAGAGGCGCTCGACGTGGTTGCGCTGGCGGTAAAGTGCCTGGTTGAGTTTCCAGGGTTTTCGACGCAACGGGTTGGGCGGGACGACAGGCTTGAAGCCGAGCAGGCAGGCCAAGCCGCGGGTTTCGTTGCCTTCGTAGGCCATGTCCATGGCCAGGGCGCATCCATGCCTCGGGCATCCCAACTCGCCAATCAGCTCGCGTCCCTCGGGTCCGTCGCCGTTCTGCCCGGGCGAGAGGCGGAAGCCGAGGGCATGGACATCATTCGCGGCAGCCAGATGAATCTTGGTGTTCCGGCCTCCTCGTGATTTGCCGATCGCCTGAGGCCCGTTTTTTTCTCCGCCCCGGTCCCATCGGGGTGGACCTTCACGCTGGTACTGTCCAGCGACACCACCTTCAGCTCCAGATGCACCAGCCCTTCCTTCTGCAGCCGCTCGAACACCCGGTCCCATACTCCGCTTTTGCTCCAGCGATTCATCCGCGTGTAGATCGTGTGCCAGTTCCCAAACCTCTCCGGCAATCTCCTCCATTTGCACCCGTTCTCCGCCACATACAGCACCCCGTTTAGAAAGCTCAGCACATCAATGCTCACATTGCCCCGCTCCACCGGCAGGCTGTCCTTGATTCTCTCCAGGTGTTCCTTCGTCAGTTCCATTCCCCTCCTCATACGCATAAATCACCGTCAAGTGCAATTAATGTTAACACGCCCTAGCGCATTTTAGGTAATATCGCGGCCAGATTAGCCGGCCTAAAAATGTATCCACTTCCGCTGGCGATGCAGTCCATTTAAAATGCCCGACCCGCCTCCGCCTGTTTCACTGCGCGGCGTTGTTGTCGGCAGGCTTCGCAAAACGATCCTCCTGCAAATCTCCCCCTTTTTGTCGCATGGATTTGGGATCTGCGGCAAAACTGCGGACCAGATGCCCCCCAGGCAGGCAAGCCGGGTCGAAAAATGTCCCTGCGCACAAATTGCCCTCCTCCGGCCATCTCCTGCCATCCGTTGCGCAAAGCTCAAAAAATGAGCCCCCTTGGGCAAGACATGCAGAGCGCCCGTCGCGTCCTTGTGGCATCCATGTAGCCATGCACGCGAGTACACTCCACTCGCTTTCCCAACAGCGCCCCGCACTTCGTTTGCGATGGGAGGCTTTGTTGCGCGATGAACCCGTCAACTCCCCGCTCGCCCATCCCGACAGCCTCATCCACCTGATGGATTGGACGCTCGACAATTTTTTCGCCGAGCTGCGCCATCCGAGCACGCTTCCCGACGACATCCTTGTCGCTCCGCGCAATCCGCACGAGGCCGCGTTTGCCTCGCCGGACGACGCGGCCCTCTGTCCCTGCGCGCGCAATCCCTTCATCGCCTATTTCGCCACGGCCGAATGCGCGCTGGTCGAAATCCTCCTCCCGCTGCTTTCCGCCGATTCGCAGGCCGCCTCGCTCGCCACCGCCCGCGCGGCGCTCCAGCGCATCGCGCGCACGGAGATATCGACCTTCTGCGCCATCTGCCAGCAACGCCACGACGACGGACGCTGCACGGCCGGCCACGCCGCCGCCGGCTCATCGCGCTGACACCA
This genomic stretch from Termitidicoccus mucosus harbors:
- a CDS encoding sugar transferase, whose amino-acid sequence is MLKHRQEGLTTLHGLCVTLILGLLFMLWADVMRKTGFITFSANANLRLYLLAVVGGALLGSRHYRPAGKRLGYLSWMEILQITRRQLVRIALILFAVAFATKDTDISRLFLLSYLAAATVLLYILNATLPSALSRLFFKANTVRTLFIGPPSEVHRLRGWIVRQEHLGVEPVGYVSDEEPRAGDAAGASVLPALPRFGCTGDLKEVLAAHNIAQVVLLQFYVDREYSSKLIQAAQGFGCRVRIYNNLSTYYDHPVSVEDEGDYTFFTLNDEPLENPVNRILKRALDIAISLPVVVLVLPPLTFFVWLIQRIQSTGPIFYPQLRSGINKRRFHIWKFRTMHTASQTKEQERVQARQGDSRVYPFGRFLRRTSLDEMPQFINVLIGEMSVSGPRPHMIEHDEEFAKILRNYYSRHHVKPGITGLAQSMGLRGEISEVALLEKRIGYDLIYISKWSLLLDIKILFATVRQVIFPPKTAY
- a CDS encoding IS5 family transposase (programmed frameshift) encodes the protein MELTKEHLERIKDSLPVERGNVSIDVLSFLNGVLYVAENGCKWRRLPERFGNWHTIYTRMNRWSKSGVWDRVFERLQKEGLVHLELKVVSLDSTSVKVHPDGTGAGEKNGPQAIGKSRGGRNTKIHLAAANDVHALGFRLSPGQNGDGPEGRELIGELGCPRHGCALAMDMAYEGNETRGLACLLGFKPVVPPNPLRRKPWKLNQALYRQRNHVERLFRRIKGFRRVFTRYDKLDVLFRSFVSFALSWLLLNSANRS